From one Solanum lycopersicum chromosome 12, SLM_r2.1 genomic stretch:
- the LOC101264107 gene encoding glycine-rich cell wall structural protein 1 — MGLSCFSLGGYLILLVLFVDCVVYADVNGVGDEKLLFGHRKFGKRFGGGGGLGGGGGLGGGGGLGGGGGLGGGGGLGKGGGLGGGGGLGGGGGLGKGGGLGGGGGLGGGGGAGGGLGGGGGLGGGGGAGGGLGGGGGAGGGVGGGAGGGVGGGGGFGGGAGGGGGLGGGAGGGFGGGGGAGGGLGGGGGGGFGGGGGGGIGGGGGAGGGFGGGAGGGVGGGIGGGGGFGGGGGIGGGH, encoded by the coding sequence ATGGGGTTATCATGTTTTTCTCTTGGTGGATATTTGATTTTGCTTGTGTTGTTTGTTGATTGTGTTGTTTATGCTGATGTTAATGGAGTTGGAGATGAGAAGCTCCTATTTGGACATAGAAAGTTTGGGAAGAGGTTTGGTGGTGGAGGTGGATTAGGTGGTGGAGGTGGATTaggaggaggtggtggtttaggtGGTGGAGGTggattaggaggtggtggtggtttaggtAAAGGTGGTGGACTTGGTGGTGGGGGTGGATTaggaggaggtggtggtttaggtAAAGGTGGTGGacttggtggtggtggtggactAGGAGGTGGTGGTGGAGCCGGAGGAGGActaggtggtggtggtggacTAGGAGGTGGTGGTGGAGCTGGAGGAGGActaggtggtggtggtggagcTGGTGGAGGAGTAGGTGGTGGTGCCGGAGGAGGAGTTGGTGGAGGTGGTGGATTTGGTGGTGGTGCTGGTGGTGGAGGAGGATTAGGTGGTGGTGCTGGAGGTGGTTTTGGTGGAGGTGGAGGGGCCGGAGGTGGTCTAGGTGGAGGTGGAGGCGGAGgatttggtggtggtggaggtggTGGCATTGGTGGTGGTGGAGGTGCCGGAGGTGGCTTTGGTGGTGGTGCAGGTGGAGGCGTTGGCGGAGGTATAGGAGGTGGTGGTGgatttggtggtggtggaggcATTGGTGGTGGTCATTAA